In a single window of the Agrobacterium vitis genome:
- the serS gene encoding serine--tRNA ligase, translating into MLDIKWIRENPELLDQALAKRGAEPLSQSLITLDEQRRAVVQSMQDMQSRRNSASKEIGAAMAQKDMALAEKLKAEVASLKDTLPAAEEDERRLSAELTDALSRIPNIPLDDVPVGADEHDNVVARVVGQKPGWNHKAIEHPEIGEALGYMDFDRAAKLSGARFTVLTGPLARLERALGQFMIDLHTSEHGYTEVSSPLMVRDEAMYGTGQLPKFAEELFKTTDGRWLIPTAEVTLTNLVSGEILDQEKLPLRFTALTPSFRSEAGSAGRDTRGMLRQHQFWKCELVSITDAQSALAEHERMTACAEEVLKRLGLHFRTMTLCTGDMGFGAAKTYDLEVWLPGQNTFREISSCSVCGDFQGRRMNARYRNKDGKGTTFVHTLNGSGTAVGRCLIAVMENYLNEDGSITVPDVLLPYMGGLTRIEKAS; encoded by the coding sequence ATGCTTGATATAAAATGGATTCGTGAAAACCCTGAGCTTCTCGATCAGGCGCTGGCAAAGCGCGGGGCAGAGCCGCTGTCGCAGAGCCTGATCACGCTTGATGAACAGCGCCGGGCTGTCGTCCAATCCATGCAGGACATGCAGTCGCGTCGTAATTCCGCGTCCAAGGAAATTGGCGCGGCTATGGCGCAAAAGGATATGGCGCTGGCCGAAAAGCTGAAGGCCGAAGTTGCCTCGCTGAAGGACACCCTGCCGGCTGCCGAAGAAGACGAGCGCCGCCTGAGCGCGGAGCTGACCGATGCCCTGTCGCGCATTCCCAATATTCCGCTGGACGATGTGCCTGTTGGCGCGGATGAACACGACAATGTCGTGGCGCGTGTTGTTGGCCAGAAGCCGGGCTGGAACCATAAGGCCATCGAGCATCCGGAAATCGGCGAAGCGCTGGGCTACATGGATTTCGATCGGGCTGCCAAGCTTTCCGGCGCACGATTTACCGTCTTGACCGGGCCTTTGGCGCGACTGGAGCGGGCGCTCGGCCAGTTCATGATCGATCTCCACACCAGCGAACACGGCTATACGGAAGTCTCCTCGCCGCTGATGGTGCGCGATGAAGCGATGTATGGCACCGGCCAATTGCCGAAATTTGCTGAGGAACTGTTCAAGACCACCGATGGTCGCTGGCTGATCCCGACAGCCGAGGTGACGCTGACCAATCTGGTCTCCGGCGAAATTCTCGATCAGGAAAAACTGCCGCTGCGGTTTACAGCCTTGACGCCGTCCTTCCGCTCGGAAGCAGGGTCGGCTGGCCGTGACACGCGCGGCATGTTGCGCCAGCATCAGTTCTGGAAATGCGAGCTGGTGTCGATCACCGATGCGCAGAGCGCGTTGGCGGAACATGAGCGGATGACGGCCTGCGCCGAAGAAGTGCTGAAGCGCCTTGGCCTGCATTTCCGCACCATGACGCTCTGCACCGGCGATATGGGCTTCGGTGCTGCCAAGACCTACGATCTGGAAGTCTGGCTGCCGGGACAGAACACGTTCCGTGAAATTTCTTCCTGCTCGGTCTGCGGCGATTTCCAGGGACGGCGGATGAATGCCCGCTACCGCAACAAGGACGGCAAGGGCACGACATTCGTCCACACGCTGAACGGTTCGGGCACAGCGGTTGGCCGGTGCCTGATTGCTGTCATGGAGAACTATCTCAACGAAGATGGCTCGATCACTGTGCCTGACGTATTGTTGCCCTATATGGGCGGTCTGACGAGAATCGAAAAAGCCAGCTAA
- a CDS encoding SPOR domain-containing protein: MVQKQAAYSRDPAGNAFADDDPLAELARLVGYDAPVARRDPPMTSGGAATLGVTPGAAVAPEPHRHSPAQDQVNLQDELLQDLDGYVDAPDYVGVSQPSAGYSHEAVSAREPVSFGGTEASGPSASDISLADELEWSVGDVAVEPPSARSGGADPTEGYGRHRLPLANFNPVSAGASRSSAARHEEQTRQRHEPVMEPAPVEAAAPVIHPEPDAPEMDQDFDFGFSPEASRSPVPATPTQDAFVQRREPPLFQPVAHSVFAGAPLAPPSREVPSFFEALAHNEEVEARPVAASAYSVQEPQFEPQAASTRPDHQRHDHQSEIQDETSLAPQESDPFGGDFDFDLEDIELDLSELEAESAPPVIEQRPPQPVAAAVTGPVTHQPSRPAEAAPVEAQAPVAEPEPQHVSEPAPLPFDAAEIADQDEHLEAVAHLDVPDLPPVEDAAPPTYRQDYDFDIDSELATLLDQTVEPRSASAPSKPAQAVAAAAVTAPVAPMPPLAEQVKNMPSDDFDVFEKALEEDFRKSLDGPHSFGAKPGGPVPMPLEAEDYDDYEEPRGSRRWLAMAAAAVVVLVGGGGVYAWMKTSGGETFSSSEPKVVMADKGPVKVVPADPGGKSVPNQNKAVYDRVSGSAPDQPQQKSLISSQEEPVDVAQRTLEPDNLPLEQESEADNAGINGAGINGAGMTGDAAQTGQNGQPADPTKQGDQQSLSPRKVKTMIVRPDGSLVAQETSAQQPAAAQPSTAHAAAPNLAAQPGSAAPQSVEQAMASADTATAAPDAAQASAGVPAPNMPVPRNRPAAAPVQTAAAAAAKSSTPAATPVSASPASASTAASSGGYLVQISSLPSEADAQKSYKSLSAKFGSVIGGRGVDIKAADIPGKGTYYRVRIPAGSKDEAVSLCERYRGAGGNCMVVR; encoded by the coding sequence ATGGTGCAAAAACAGGCTGCATATAGCAGGGATCCAGCAGGCAATGCGTTTGCGGACGACGATCCGTTGGCAGAGCTGGCCCGTCTCGTCGGCTACGATGCGCCGGTGGCGCGTCGTGACCCGCCCATGACATCCGGCGGCGCCGCGACCTTGGGGGTAACACCCGGAGCCGCTGTGGCACCAGAACCGCACCGGCATTCGCCAGCGCAGGATCAGGTCAATCTGCAGGACGAGCTGCTTCAGGATCTTGATGGTTACGTCGATGCGCCTGACTATGTCGGCGTGTCCCAGCCGTCAGCCGGGTATTCCCATGAAGCGGTATCGGCGCGAGAGCCGGTGTCATTCGGTGGCACTGAGGCTTCTGGGCCTTCTGCTTCGGACATATCTCTTGCAGATGAACTTGAATGGTCGGTTGGCGACGTGGCGGTAGAACCGCCATCGGCGCGTTCCGGTGGAGCCGATCCAACCGAAGGCTATGGGCGTCATCGTCTGCCGCTTGCCAATTTTAATCCGGTCAGTGCTGGCGCCTCGCGCTCCAGTGCGGCTCGTCATGAAGAGCAGACCCGCCAGCGGCACGAGCCGGTGATGGAGCCTGCGCCGGTTGAAGCGGCTGCCCCTGTTATCCACCCGGAGCCTGATGCCCCGGAGATGGACCAGGATTTCGATTTTGGGTTCAGCCCCGAAGCATCGCGATCACCAGTACCGGCAACGCCCACGCAGGATGCTTTCGTCCAGCGCCGCGAACCGCCGCTTTTCCAGCCTGTTGCCCATTCGGTTTTCGCAGGTGCGCCGCTTGCCCCGCCATCGCGGGAGGTTCCGAGCTTTTTCGAGGCCCTGGCCCACAATGAAGAAGTCGAAGCTCGGCCCGTTGCGGCTTCCGCCTATTCGGTGCAAGAGCCTCAATTCGAACCGCAGGCAGCGTCCACACGCCCTGACCATCAGCGTCATGATCATCAGTCAGAAATCCAGGACGAAACATCGCTAGCCCCGCAGGAGTCCGATCCATTCGGTGGCGATTTTGATTTCGATCTGGAAGATATCGAACTCGATCTCTCCGAGCTGGAGGCTGAGTCTGCACCTCCGGTAATAGAGCAGAGGCCACCGCAGCCCGTGGCAGCCGCCGTTACTGGTCCTGTCACGCATCAACCGTCCCGTCCGGCAGAGGCCGCACCTGTTGAGGCGCAGGCGCCCGTTGCTGAACCGGAGCCGCAGCATGTGAGTGAACCCGCGCCACTGCCGTTTGATGCCGCCGAAATTGCCGATCAGGACGAGCATCTGGAAGCGGTTGCGCATCTGGACGTTCCCGATTTGCCGCCCGTGGAGGATGCCGCGCCTCCCACCTATCGGCAGGATTACGACTTCGATATCGATTCCGAACTGGCGACATTGCTGGACCAGACGGTAGAGCCGCGCTCGGCATCTGCGCCATCAAAGCCCGCGCAGGCCGTCGCCGCCGCAGCTGTTACAGCTCCGGTAGCGCCCATGCCGCCCTTGGCCGAGCAGGTCAAGAATATGCCCAGTGATGATTTCGACGTGTTCGAAAAGGCGCTGGAGGAAGATTTCCGCAAGAGCCTCGATGGTCCCCATAGTTTCGGTGCCAAGCCCGGCGGACCTGTGCCGATGCCGTTGGAAGCAGAGGACTATGACGATTACGAAGAGCCGCGCGGTTCGCGCCGCTGGTTGGCGATGGCTGCGGCGGCAGTTGTCGTGCTGGTTGGCGGTGGCGGTGTTTATGCCTGGATGAAGACCAGTGGGGGCGAAACGTTCAGCTCCAGCGAGCCGAAAGTGGTGATGGCTGACAAGGGGCCGGTCAAGGTCGTGCCTGCCGATCCCGGTGGCAAGTCCGTTCCGAATCAGAACAAGGCGGTCTATGACCGTGTGTCTGGTTCGGCTCCTGACCAGCCTCAGCAAAAGAGCCTGATCTCTTCGCAGGAAGAGCCGGTGGATGTTGCCCAGCGCACGCTGGAACCTGACAATTTGCCGTTGGAACAGGAATCAGAGGCTGATAATGCTGGTATAAACGGGGCCGGTATAAACGGCGCCGGTATGACCGGCGATGCGGCGCAGACGGGCCAGAATGGCCAGCCAGCCGATCCCACCAAGCAAGGCGACCAGCAGAGCCTTTCGCCTCGCAAGGTGAAAACTATGATCGTGCGGCCGGACGGCTCGCTGGTGGCGCAGGAAACCTCTGCCCAGCAGCCTGCGGCCGCCCAGCCATCGACGGCGCATGCTGCCGCTCCTAATCTGGCGGCCCAGCCGGGGTCGGCTGCTCCGCAGAGCGTGGAACAGGCCATGGCCTCCGCGGATACTGCGACGGCTGCACCGGATGCCGCCCAGGCTAGTGCTGGCGTTCCAGCTCCCAACATGCCGGTTCCGCGCAATAGACCGGCTGCTGCACCCGTGCAGACGGCTGCGGCAGCTGCTGCCAAGAGCTCAACGCCGGCTGCTACGCCTGTTTCGGCATCTCCTGCGTCGGCCAGTACGGCTGCCAGCTCTGGCGGCTATCTGGTTCAGATCTCTTCGCTGCCAAGCGAAGCCGATGCCCAGAAGAGCTACAAGAGCCTGTCGGCTAAATTCGGCAGCGTGATCGGTGGCCGTGGCGTCGACATCAAGGCCGCAGATATTCCGGGCAAGGGCACCTACTACCGTGTCCGTATCCCGGCTGGCAGCAAGGATGAAGCCGTGTCGCTCTGCGAACGTTATCGCGGCGCTGGCGGAAATTGCATGGTGGTGCGCTAA
- the scpB gene encoding SMC-Scp complex subunit ScpB: MTGDNQPDETDAEDGAGGLAGIREREALRIVEALVFASAEPVSEGFLAERLARGTDIGGLMKALQADYAPRGVNLVRVDGHWAFRTAADLAFAIRREDNEVRKLSRAALEVLAIIAYHQPVTRAEIEDIRGVQTSKGTIDVLLEAGWVRFRGRRRTPGRPVTFGTTRDFLDHFGLEELRDLPGMEELKGAGLLTGRIPANFHVPMPMDGDAFGEDEDPITQLDLEELGLLAPADARGT, from the coding sequence ATGACGGGCGACAATCAACCGGATGAAACCGATGCCGAGGATGGGGCCGGCGGGCTTGCTGGCATACGGGAGCGTGAGGCCTTGCGCATCGTTGAAGCGCTGGTCTTTGCCTCGGCAGAGCCAGTGTCGGAAGGCTTTCTGGCCGAGCGCCTGGCACGCGGCACCGATATTGGCGGGCTGATGAAGGCGCTTCAGGCCGATTATGCGCCGCGCGGTGTCAATCTGGTGCGGGTTGATGGGCATTGGGCATTTCGCACAGCCGCCGACCTCGCCTTTGCCATTCGCCGTGAAGACAACGAGGTGCGCAAACTATCGCGGGCGGCGCTGGAGGTGCTGGCGATCATTGCCTATCACCAGCCGGTCACGCGGGCCGAAATCGAGGATATCAGAGGCGTGCAGACCTCCAAAGGCACGATTGACGTGTTGCTGGAGGCTGGATGGGTGCGGTTTCGCGGTCGCCGTCGCACGCCGGGCCGGCCCGTCACCTTCGGGACGACGCGCGATTTTCTCGATCATTTCGGGCTGGAGGAATTGCGCGATCTGCCGGGCATGGAGGAATTGAAGGGGGCGGGGCTGTTGACGGGACGCATCCCGGCGAATTTCCATGTGCCGATGCCCATGGATGGCGATGCGTTTGGTGAGGATGAGGACCCGATCACCCAACTTGATCTGGAAGAGCTGGGCCTGCTGGCGCCCGCCGATGCCCGTGGGACCTGA
- the nagZ gene encoding beta-N-acetylhexosaminidase — translation MTHAKAMILGCSGPVLTPDEQAFFREHQPWGFILFGRNCLDGAQISDLVAQMRDTVGGRNAPVLIDQEGGRVQRIREPMCSRYPSGAEIGALYRQDKEKGLRAAWLMSRLHAFDLMRFGINVDCLPVVDVPVEGASNVIGNRAYGFDPETVGAMGEAAAAGLKAGGVLPTVKHIPGHGRGMADSHHELPVVTASRAELEAHDFPPFRRLNGELMAMTAHVVYSAYDPNYTASTSSIVVDEVIRGLIGFQGLLMNDDLSMNALKGTISERAAAVIAAGNDVLLHCHGIMEEMVQVAEHAPWLSGAALARVKAVEAAFGCNDGADEQAIREEFSSLMAVA, via the coding sequence ATGACCCACGCAAAAGCTATGATTTTGGGCTGTTCCGGCCCGGTTCTGACCCCCGATGAGCAGGCGTTCTTTAGAGAGCACCAGCCCTGGGGCTTCATTTTGTTCGGGCGCAATTGCCTTGACGGCGCACAGATCAGCGATCTGGTTGCGCAGATGCGCGATACGGTTGGCGGGCGCAATGCGCCGGTGCTGATCGATCAGGAGGGCGGGCGCGTTCAGCGTATCCGCGAGCCGATGTGTTCGCGCTACCCATCGGGTGCCGAGATCGGCGCGCTTTACCGTCAGGACAAGGAGAAGGGGCTGCGTGCCGCTTGGCTGATGTCGCGGCTGCATGCATTTGATCTTATGCGCTTCGGCATCAATGTCGATTGCCTGCCGGTGGTGGATGTACCGGTCGAAGGCGCCAGCAATGTCATCGGCAACCGCGCCTATGGTTTCGATCCGGAAACGGTTGGAGCGATGGGCGAAGCGGCGGCGGCGGGGTTGAAGGCAGGCGGTGTGCTGCCAACGGTCAAGCATATTCCCGGCCATGGCCGGGGCATGGCCGATTCTCACCATGAATTGCCGGTGGTTACGGCCTCGCGGGCCGAGCTGGAAGCGCATGATTTTCCGCCCTTCCGGCGGCTCAACGGCGAATTGATGGCGATGACCGCGCATGTGGTCTATTCTGCCTATGACCCCAATTACACGGCCTCGACCTCATCCATTGTCGTGGATGAGGTGATCCGGGGACTGATCGGGTTCCAGGGGCTGCTGATGAACGACGATCTATCGATGAATGCCCTGAAGGGGACGATTTCCGAGCGGGCCGCAGCGGTGATTGCCGCTGGCAACGACGTTCTGCTGCATTGCCACGGGATCATGGAGGAAATGGTGCAGGTTGCGGAGCACGCTCCTTGGCTTTCCGGAGCAGCGCTTGCGCGGGTAAAGGCCGTAGAGGCGGCCTTCGGCTGTAACGACGGCGCCGACGAACAGGCGATCCGTGAGGAATTTTCCTCACTGATGGCGGTGGCGTGA
- a CDS encoding deoxyguanosinetriphosphate triphosphohydrolase encodes MTIDRNALGFGVGERAIFAADPWNSRGRLYPEGGSLTRSDFQRDRDRIVHTTAFRRLKHKTQVFIGPDSDHYRTRLTHTIEVAQIARALARAFRIDEDLAEGVALVHDFGHTPFGHTGEDALHELLEPYGGFDHNAQSLRIVTKLERRYAEFDGLNLTWETLEGLVKHNGPLMNADGEGTRGPVPLPITEYCQMQDLDIASHASLEAQAAAVADDIAYNTHDIDDGLRSGYLTFDMLEDVPFLAGLMRDVSDRYPNLEADRFTHEIMRRQITRMVEDVIAVAQERLSRIRPMSADDIRQAGETVITFSQEMAETDRQIKKLLFSKIYCHPDIMRIRAGAAQIVTDLFKAYMADPTLMRSDYWVEHTAGLETPAKARHVGDFLAGMTDTYAVRVHRQLFDHTPDLR; translated from the coding sequence ATGACAATCGATAGAAATGCATTGGGATTCGGTGTTGGAGAACGGGCGATTTTTGCCGCTGATCCCTGGAATTCGCGTGGGCGCCTCTATCCGGAAGGCGGCAGCCTGACCCGGTCCGATTTCCAGCGCGACCGCGACCGCATCGTTCATACCACCGCTTTTCGCCGCCTCAAGCACAAGACTCAGGTGTTTATTGGCCCCGACAGCGATCATTACCGCACCCGCCTGACCCACACGATCGAGGTGGCGCAGATTGCCCGGGCGCTGGCCCGCGCCTTTCGCATTGATGAGGATCTGGCCGAAGGCGTGGCTCTGGTACATGATTTCGGCCACACACCGTTTGGCCATACCGGCGAGGATGCGCTGCACGAATTGCTGGAACCCTATGGTGGCTTCGATCACAACGCCCAATCGCTGCGGATCGTCACCAAACTGGAGCGCCGCTACGCCGAATTCGATGGCCTTAACCTGACCTGGGAAACGCTGGAGGGGCTGGTCAAGCACAATGGGCCGCTGATGAATGCGGACGGCGAGGGGACGCGCGGACCGGTGCCTTTGCCGATAACTGAATATTGCCAGATGCAGGATCTCGATATTGCCAGCCATGCCAGCCTGGAAGCCCAGGCCGCCGCAGTCGCAGACGATATTGCCTATAATACCCATGACATCGATGACGGACTGCGCTCCGGCTATCTGACGTTTGATATGCTGGAGGATGTGCCGTTTCTGGCTGGTCTGATGCGCGATGTCAGCGACCGTTATCCCAATCTGGAGGCTGACCGGTTTACTCATGAAATCATGCGCCGTCAGATCACCCGGATGGTCGAGGATGTCATTGCGGTGGCCCAGGAGCGGCTATCGCGTATTCGCCCGATGTCGGCTGACGATATTCGCCAGGCGGGTGAAACCGTGATTACCTTTTCGCAAGAGATGGCCGAGACCGACCGACAGATCAAGAAACTGCTGTTTTCGAAAATCTATTGCCATCCCGATATCATGCGCATTCGCGCTGGTGCCGCCCAGATCGTCACGGATCTGTTCAAGGCCTATATGGCCGATCCGACCCTGATGCGCAGCGACTATTGGGTGGAGCATACGGCAGGGTTGGAAACGCCCGCCAAAGCCCGCCATGTCGGCGATTTTCTGGCCGGGATGACGGACACTTATGCGGTGCGTGTTCACCGGCAGCTGTTTGACCATACACCCGATTTGCGCTAG
- a CDS encoding segregation and condensation protein A produces the protein MAEPVAPALASSAPASSVKGSTATPMEKLWQGDAAVERASDDPSLVIDVAGFEGPLDLLLFLARNQKVDLSRISVLALAEQYLLFVEEARSIRIELAADYLVMAAWLAYLKSRLLIPQQAKDDEPSGEEMAAALAFRLKRLEAMRDAAGKLVNRNRLGRDIFQRGAPEHVPDRVNSAFEASLYDLLSAYANLRQRQAYTQVTIERRTVWSLVDARTLLNRMIGEISDWTALDAYLLQYLADPAERVTAIASAFAASLELVREGKLEIRQAGAFEPIYMRGGKGRDAAGMLVPHADGGQA, from the coding sequence ATGGCAGAGCCTGTCGCACCCGCTCTGGCTTCCTCCGCTCCGGCTTCAAGTGTGAAGGGTAGCACCGCCACGCCTATGGAGAAGCTGTGGCAGGGCGATGCGGCGGTTGAGCGGGCCAGCGATGATCCGTCTCTGGTCATCGACGTCGCTGGTTTCGAAGGCCCTCTGGATCTGTTGCTGTTTCTGGCCCGCAATCAGAAGGTCGATCTGTCGCGGATTTCAGTTCTGGCGCTGGCCGAACAATATCTGCTGTTCGTCGAAGAGGCCCGCAGCATCCGCATCGAGCTTGCCGCCGATTACCTTGTCATGGCGGCTTGGCTTGCCTATCTGAAATCCCGGCTGCTGATCCCTCAGCAAGCCAAGGACGACGAGCCCTCCGGTGAGGAAATGGCCGCAGCACTGGCCTTCCGGCTGAAGCGGTTGGAGGCAATGCGCGATGCGGCTGGAAAGCTGGTCAACCGCAACCGGCTGGGCCGCGATATCTTTCAGCGCGGCGCGCCCGAACATGTGCCCGACCGGGTGAACTCGGCTTTTGAGGCCAGTCTCTACGACCTGCTGTCGGCCTACGCCAATCTACGCCAGCGCCAGGCCTATACACAGGTCACCATCGAACGGCGCACGGTGTGGTCGCTGGTCGATGCGCGCACGCTGTTAAACCGGATGATTGGCGAGATCAGCGATTGGACGGCGCTGGACGCTTATCTGCTGCAATATCTGGCCGATCCGGCTGAGCGGGTCACGGCGATTGCCAGCGCCTTTGCTGCATCGCTGGAACTGGTGCGGGAGGGCAAGCTGGAAATTCGCCAGGCTGGCGCCTTCGAGCCGATCTATATGCGGGGCGGCAAGGGCCGGGACGCGGCGGGCATGCTGGTACCCCATGCTGATGGTGGTCAGGCGTGA
- the tatC gene encoding twin-arginine translocase subunit TatC — MSDDIEDKPQPLIEHLIELRTRLIWSLGAFFLAFIVCFFFAKHLFNLLVVPYKWAVIWAHLDVSKAELIYTAPQEFFFTQVKVAMFSAMVIAFPVIAAQIYKFVAPGLYKNERQAFLPFLVASPVLFLMGAALVYFFFTPMVMWFFLAMQQAPGQGDVAISLMPKVSEYLSLIMSLVFAFGLVFQLPVVTTLLARVGIIDSKWLAEKRKYFIVIAFIVAAVLTPPDPMSQIGLALPTILLYEVSIYAAKLVERERSKKAATEASTSTEVE; from the coding sequence ATGAGCGACGACATCGAGGACAAGCCGCAGCCGCTGATCGAGCATCTGATAGAGCTGAGGACGCGGCTGATCTGGTCGCTGGGTGCGTTTTTCCTGGCCTTCATCGTCTGTTTTTTCTTCGCCAAGCATTTGTTCAATCTTCTGGTCGTTCCCTATAAATGGGCGGTGATCTGGGCGCATCTGGATGTCAGCAAGGCCGAGCTGATCTATACCGCGCCGCAGGAGTTTTTCTTCACTCAGGTCAAGGTGGCTATGTTTTCCGCCATGGTGATCGCTTTTCCGGTGATTGCCGCGCAGATCTACAAGTTCGTGGCACCGGGCCTTTATAAAAACGAGCGACAGGCCTTCCTGCCGTTCCTGGTTGCCTCTCCGGTCCTGTTCCTGATGGGGGCGGCGCTGGTCTATTTCTTCTTCACGCCGATGGTGATGTGGTTCTTCCTGGCCATGCAGCAGGCGCCGGGGCAGGGCGATGTGGCGATTTCGCTGATGCCGAAAGTCTCGGAATATCTCAGCTTGATCATGTCGCTGGTCTTTGCTTTCGGACTTGTGTTCCAATTGCCTGTCGTGACCACGCTTCTGGCGCGGGTCGGGATCATCGACAGCAAGTGGCTGGCCGAAAAGCGCAAATATTTCATCGTCATCGCCTTCATCGTTGCGGCAGTGCTAACCCCGCCCGATCCGATGTCCCAGATCGGTCTTGCACTGCCTACCATCCTTCTCTACGAAGTCTCGATCTATGCCGCAAAGCTGGTGGAACGGGAACGGTCAAAGAAGGCCGCAACTGAAGCCAGCACCTCCACCGAGGTGGAATAG
- a CDS encoding twin-arginine translocase TatA/TatE family subunit: MGSFSMWHWLIVLAIVLLLFGRGKIPELMGDVAKGIKSFKKGMSDDDTAPDAPSRPADPSKTVDHRADDHK; encoded by the coding sequence ATGGGTTCTTTCAGTATGTGGCATTGGCTGATCGTTCTGGCGATTGTGCTGTTGTTGTTTGGCCGCGGCAAGATCCCGGAACTGATGGGCGACGTTGCCAAGGGCATCAAGAGCTTCAAGAAGGGCATGTCGGATGACGATACTGCCCCGGATGCGCCGTCCCGGCCTGCCGATCCGTCGAAGACCGTGGACCATCGGGCCGACGATCACAAATAA
- the argS gene encoding arginine--tRNA ligase, with amino-acid sequence MNLFADFENRIKTALETLDLVKEKRSELSFDRIVVEPPRDASHGDAATNAAMVLAKPLGVSPRVLADLIGEKLKEDADIAEVSVAGPGFLNIRLSVAYWQRLLANVIAAGTDFGRSQTGADRKVNVEYVSANPTGPMHVGHCRGAVVGDALANLLAFAGYGVTKEYYINDAGSQIDVLARSVFLRYREALGETIGEIPAGLYPGDYLKPVGEALAQEYGVRLHNMPEEQWMDIVKDRAIDAMMVMIREDLAALNVHHDLFYSERQLHANGAAAIRTAINDLTFKGHVYRGTLPPPKGQLPEDWEDREQTLFRSTEVGDDIDRPLIKSDGSYTYFAADVAYFKDKYDRGFDRMIYVLGADHGGYVKRLEAVAKAVSEGKAKLTVLLCQLVKLYRDGEPVKMSKRSGDFVTLRDVVEEVGRDSVRFMMLYRKSSEPLDFDFAKVTEQSKDNPVFYVQYAHARCMSIFRQAREAFGDIDLSPAVLEAAVAGITEPSEVQLIAKLAEYPRIIEASAQSMEPHRIAFYLYDLASSFHAHWNKGKDQPELRFVNDKNRQSSLARLGLVHAVASVLQSGLAITGTDAPQEMR; translated from the coding sequence ATGAACCTGTTCGCCGATTTCGAAAATCGAATCAAAACTGCGCTGGAAACCCTTGATCTTGTAAAGGAAAAGCGAAGTGAACTGTCGTTCGATCGGATCGTTGTCGAGCCGCCGCGCGATGCAAGTCATGGCGATGCCGCAACCAATGCGGCGATGGTTCTGGCAAAGCCGCTCGGCGTCAGCCCCAGGGTTCTGGCCGATCTGATCGGCGAAAAGCTCAAGGAAGATGCGGATATTGCCGAGGTTTCCGTGGCCGGTCCCGGCTTCCTGAATATCCGCCTTTCCGTTGCCTATTGGCAGCGGCTGCTGGCCAATGTGATTGCTGCAGGCACGGATTTCGGCCGCTCGCAAACCGGCGCGGACCGCAAGGTCAATGTTGAATATGTCTCGGCCAATCCGACAGGGCCGATGCATGTCGGCCATTGCCGGGGTGCCGTGGTCGGCGATGCGCTGGCCAATCTGCTGGCATTTGCCGGTTATGGCGTTACCAAGGAATATTACATCAACGATGCGGGGTCGCAGATCGACGTGCTGGCCCGCTCCGTTTTCCTGCGCTACCGCGAGGCGCTGGGCGAAACGATCGGTGAGATCCCGGCTGGCCTATATCCTGGCGATTATCTGAAACCGGTCGGCGAGGCGCTGGCTCAGGAATACGGCGTGCGTCTGCACAACATGCCGGAAGAGCAGTGGATGGATATCGTCAAGGATCGCGCAATTGATGCGATGATGGTGATGATCCGTGAGGACCTCGCGGCCCTTAATGTGCATCACGACCTGTTTTACTCCGAGCGGCAATTGCATGCCAATGGAGCGGCCGCGATCCGCACCGCGATCAACGACCTGACCTTCAAGGGCCATGTCTATCGCGGGACGCTGCCGCCGCCAAAGGGGCAATTGCCTGAAGATTGGGAGGATCGCGAGCAGACGCTGTTTCGCTCCACCGAAGTCGGCGACGATATCGACCGTCCGCTGATCAAGTCCGATGGCAGCTACACCTATTTTGCCGCCGACGTCGCCTATTTCAAGGATAAGTATGATCGCGGTTTCGACCGGATGATCTATGTTCTGGGCGCCGACCATGGCGGCTATGTCAAGCGGCTGGAGGCGGTGGCCAAGGCTGTGTCCGAGGGCAAGGCCAAATTGACGGTACTGCTCTGCCAGCTCGTCAAGCTTTATCGCGATGGCGAGCCGGTCAAGATGTCGAAGCGGTCGGGCGATTTCGTGACGTTGCGCGACGTGGTCGAGGAAGTCGGCCGCGATTCGGTGCGCTTCATGATGCTTTACCGCAAGAGCAGCGAGCCGTTGGACTTCGACTTTGCCAAAGTGACCGAACAGTCCAAGGACAATCCGGTCTTTTACGTGCAATATGCTCATGCCCGTTGCATGTCGATCTTCCGTCAGGCGCGCGAAGCTTTCGGCGATATTGATCTTTCGCCTGCTGTTCTGGAAGCAGCCGTGGCCGGTATTACGGAGCCGAGCGAAGTGCAATTGATTGCCAAGCTTGCGGAATACCCGCGAATCATTGAAGCTTCGGCCCAGTCAATGGAGCCGCATCGCATCGCATTTTATCTTTACGATCTGGCTAGTTCGTTCCATGCTCATTGGAATAAGGGCAAGGATCAGCCGGAATTACGATTTGTTAACGATAAAAACCGACAATCAAGTCTTGCCAGACTTGGGCTGGTGCATGCTGTCGCTTCTGTGTTGCAGTCCGGACTTGCCATTACCGGCACGGATGCTCCGCAAGAGATGCGATAG